A stretch of the Filimonas lacunae genome encodes the following:
- a CDS encoding RagB/SusD family nutrient uptake outer membrane protein, with product MKLSIIHKNIVKPICMLVLLTSVFSCKKYLTNDPVSSFAPEYVFSDVVNAQKAVLGAYACLAGDQGYGIRISMYYSYDDDLMMGQGSTPYPDNERRDIAHYNVTASNTQLAAPFLQLYAGVERANLCIYYIPKMALYSSGSEQQKKDLKRLHGEALTLRAQFYLELLRNWGDLPAQYEPAFQVADLYQPKTDRDSIYNHLLDDLALAETLVPWRTEVSKDERITQGAVRGLRARIALFRGGYSLRRASSSYGQTMARPADYKTYYQIAKDECAAIMQREDQHKLNSSFRSVFKDAICAKAIEPNGEVLFEVSMDGGTSALGDSKLGYYNGPRTNSKGNAALTVLPSYFYMYDSTDTRRDVMIAPYDLSATLTYTGRAGQSLVDGKFRRDWILSGTDLVNSAAQYFGVNWPILRYSDVLLMYAEADNELGGAPSATAIAALEKVRTRAYGGNASLIGTTPTDYTGFFNAIVKERALELGGEGIRKYDLIRWNLLSTRLAAVKTQLTAMAGRAAPWNNYPAKMYYKTASTSLLWAGSFYDAGSSTTPSGYTSVNWLSPSITTTISTYYAIAFQNNHSELLPIPQTVLDSYSGILKQDYGY from the coding sequence ATGAAATTATCTATTATACATAAGAACATCGTTAAGCCGATATGCATGCTGGTGCTGCTCACCAGTGTGTTTTCCTGTAAAAAATATTTAACCAACGACCCGGTATCTTCGTTTGCACCGGAATATGTTTTCAGTGATGTTGTGAATGCGCAGAAAGCTGTGTTGGGGGCCTACGCGTGCCTGGCGGGCGATCAGGGATATGGCATTCGTATCAGTATGTATTACTCATACGATGATGACCTGATGATGGGTCAGGGCTCTACTCCCTATCCGGATAATGAAAGAAGGGATATTGCCCACTATAATGTAACCGCCAGTAATACACAGCTGGCAGCCCCTTTCTTACAATTGTATGCAGGAGTAGAACGTGCCAACCTCTGTATCTATTATATTCCCAAAATGGCGCTGTACTCCAGCGGTTCTGAGCAACAGAAAAAAGACCTGAAAAGGCTGCATGGCGAGGCGTTGACATTGCGTGCACAGTTTTACCTGGAATTGTTGCGCAACTGGGGCGACTTGCCGGCTCAGTATGAGCCTGCTTTCCAGGTAGCCGATTTGTACCAGCCTAAAACAGATCGTGATTCTATCTATAATCATTTACTGGACGATTTGGCATTGGCTGAAACATTGGTGCCATGGCGTACAGAAGTATCCAAAGACGAAAGAATTACCCAAGGTGCAGTACGTGGCTTGCGTGCCCGTATTGCCTTGTTCAGAGGAGGATATTCTTTAAGAAGAGCCAGCAGTTCTTATGGACAAACAATGGCACGTCCTGCTGACTATAAAACCTATTACCAGATAGCGAAGGATGAATGTGCTGCTATCATGCAACGGGAAGATCAGCATAAGCTGAATAGTAGTTTCAGATCGGTATTTAAAGATGCTATATGTGCAAAGGCCATAGAACCAAACGGAGAAGTGCTGTTTGAAGTGTCTATGGATGGGGGCACCAGTGCGCTGGGCGATAGTAAACTGGGTTACTACAACGGTCCAAGAACCAATAGTAAAGGCAATGCTGCTCTTACCGTACTGCCTAGTTACTTCTATATGTACGACTCTACTGATACCCGCAGGGATGTAATGATTGCCCCTTACGATTTAAGTGCTACCCTTACTTATACGGGCCGGGCGGGACAGTCGTTAGTGGATGGTAAGTTCAGAAGAGACTGGATATTAAGTGGTACAGACCTGGTGAATTCAGCTGCGCAGTATTTTGGCGTAAACTGGCCTATCCTGCGTTATTCAGATGTGTTGCTGATGTATGCTGAGGCAGATAATGAATTGGGTGGTGCGCCAAGTGCTACGGCTATTGCGGCTTTGGAAAAAGTGAGAACCCGTGCTTATGGAGGCAATGCCAGCCTGATAGGCACTACCCCCACCGATTACACTGGCTTTTTTAATGCTATAGTAAAAGAAAGAGCTTTGGAATTAGGCGGCGAAGGCATACGCAAATACGATCTGATACGCTGGAACCTGCTTTCTACCAGGCTGGCTGCTGTAAAAACGCAATTAACAGCTATGGCTGGCAGAGCAGCTCCATGGAATAACTATCCGGCTAAAATGTATTATAAAACTGCGTCTACTTCTTTATTATGGGCAGGTTCTTTTTATGATGCAGGAAGTTCTACTACACCTAGCGGTTACACGTCTGTAAACTGGTTAAGCCCCAGCATCACTACTACTATTTCTACTTACTACGCTATAGCTTTTCAAAACAATCACAGCGAACTGTTGCCTATTCCGCAAACAGTGCTGGATTCATATAGTGGTATTTTGAAGCAAGACTACGGCTATTAA
- a CDS encoding pectinesterase family protein, translating to MKQRNWIGALCIALLAFAAPERKKITIWMAGDSTMANKSPKTYPETGWGMALGQFFDEDVIIANRAQNGRSTLSFINEKRWQAIIDSATEGDYVFIEFGHNDEKVNKPGVGVYPAAYGANLVKFVLEVRAKKAIPVLLTPIMRRNFKNGVLEDTHGEYPPVVRRVADSLKVPLIDMHLKSEALLNGMGDEPSKKLFNYVDSGHVNYPKGNKDNTHFSPAGATAMAELAVQGIKELKLESLVKHLKKKQYDFVVAKDGSGQFTTVQEAINAIPDMRKSETVIYIKNGVYKEKLVLPESKNMVTFIGENVDSTIITYDDFAGKKNILGEAMGTSGSSGFFIYGKDFSASNITFQNSAGPVGQAVAVFVGSDRVKFTNCRFLGFQDTLYTYGVESRQYYRSCYIEGTVDFIFGASTAVFDSCTIFCKKAGYVTAASTPENKKYGYVFRYCTIKGDAPAGSYFLGRPWRPYAKTVYISCNLGNQVKAEGWDNWGKKDNEKTTYYAEYKSTGAGANNGARVPWSHQLTASEAGLYTLEQILGDWKPENAN from the coding sequence ATGAAGCAAAGAAACTGGATAGGCGCTCTATGTATAGCGCTTTTGGCTTTTGCGGCACCGGAGCGCAAAAAGATAACCATATGGATGGCCGGCGATTCCACTATGGCCAACAAATCGCCCAAGACTTATCCCGAAACAGGATGGGGGATGGCATTGGGGCAGTTTTTTGATGAGGACGTTATTATAGCCAATCGTGCGCAAAATGGCCGCAGTACTTTATCCTTCATCAACGAAAAACGCTGGCAGGCCATTATTGACAGTGCTACAGAAGGGGATTATGTGTTTATTGAATTTGGTCATAACGATGAAAAGGTAAATAAACCCGGGGTTGGGGTTTACCCGGCAGCTTATGGCGCCAACCTGGTAAAATTTGTGCTGGAGGTAAGGGCTAAAAAAGCCATCCCTGTATTGTTAACGCCCATCATGCGCCGCAACTTTAAAAACGGCGTGTTGGAAGATACGCACGGAGAATATCCGCCCGTGGTACGACGCGTGGCTGACAGCCTGAAAGTGCCTTTAATTGACATGCACCTGAAAAGTGAAGCACTGCTGAATGGCATGGGCGATGAACCTTCTAAAAAATTATTCAACTACGTTGATTCAGGTCATGTAAACTATCCTAAAGGAAATAAAGACAATACGCATTTTAGCCCCGCTGGCGCAACTGCCATGGCCGAACTGGCCGTGCAGGGGATTAAGGAGTTAAAGCTCGAAAGCCTGGTAAAGCACCTGAAGAAAAAGCAATACGATTTTGTAGTGGCTAAAGATGGCAGCGGGCAATTTACTACGGTGCAGGAAGCTATTAACGCTATCCCCGACATGCGTAAAAGTGAAACCGTTATTTACATTAAAAATGGGGTGTATAAAGAGAAACTGGTACTGCCGGAATCTAAAAACATGGTCACTTTTATTGGGGAGAATGTTGATAGTACTATTATCACTTACGACGATTTTGCCGGTAAAAAGAATATACTGGGTGAAGCCATGGGCACTTCTGGATCTTCCGGCTTCTTTATCTATGGTAAAGATTTTTCTGCCAGCAATATCACCTTTCAAAACTCTGCCGGTCCTGTAGGGCAGGCGGTAGCGGTGTTTGTGGGGAGCGACCGGGTAAAGTTTACTAATTGCCGTTTTTTAGGTTTCCAGGATACATTGTACACCTACGGGGTAGAAAGTCGCCAGTATTACCGCAGCTGCTATATAGAGGGGACGGTTGATTTTATTTTTGGCGCTTCCACAGCCGTGTTTGATAGCTGCACCATTTTTTGCAAAAAAGCAGGGTATGTAACAGCTGCTTCTACGCCTGAAAATAAAAAATATGGCTACGTTTTTCGCTATTGCACTATTAAAGGCGATGCGCCTGCCGGTTCCTATTTCCTGGGTCGTCCCTGGCGGCCTTATGCCAAAACCGTATATATTTCCTGTAACTTAGGTAACCAGGTAAAGGCGGAAGGCTGGGACAACTGGGGCAAAAAAGACAACGAAAAAACAACGTATTATGCCGAGTATAAAAGCACAGGAGCAGGAGCTAATAACGGTGCCAGAGTGCCGTGGAGCCACCAGCTTACTGCTTCCGAAGCAGGCTTATACACTTTAGAGCAGATATTGGGCGATTGGAAGCCAGAAAATGCCAATTAA
- the fucP gene encoding L-fucose:H+ symporter permease, whose translation MNTTKKNPYLLPFILITSLFFLWGIAHKFNPILVPHLRKACELTNFQSAFIDSAFFLAYFLMAIPASLIMGRIGYKGGILIGLLLFATGAFLFYPAANVRSFEFFLLAQFVIACGLTFLETAANPYVNELGDPATATQRLNFAQSFNGLAQTIAPKLGGLFILTGVHLTATDKAHMTPEQWDAYLNKEASTVQIPYLIIGGVVLLVALLLSMIKLPEINEAADADLEVKGSIFKEKNLMFSVLAQFCYVGAEVGIASFFIKYAEETNGIGEKDAANLLSIALIGFVGGRFIGTFLMKYIKPHLLLAVYGVANIVLLIVAFTVGGKPGLYALMATQFFMSIMFPTIFSLGIRGLGTKRKRGASFIIMAIVGGAVVPTIMAKVADVKSFQLCYSVPIVCFVVILFFAISQFKIKAVDEGEVQVAH comes from the coding sequence ATGAATACTACAAAAAAGAACCCCTATCTATTGCCATTCATACTGATTACGTCCCTTTTCTTTTTATGGGGCATCGCGCACAAGTTTAATCCCATACTGGTGCCGCATTTAAGAAAGGCATGTGAGTTAACTAATTTTCAGTCAGCATTCATAGATTCTGCTTTCTTTCTGGCCTACTTTCTTATGGCCATACCTGCTTCCCTTATCATGGGTCGTATTGGGTATAAAGGAGGTATTTTAATAGGTTTATTATTATTTGCAACAGGCGCGTTTTTATTCTATCCTGCGGCCAATGTGCGCAGCTTTGAATTCTTTTTGCTGGCACAGTTTGTTATTGCCTGTGGGTTAACCTTTTTAGAAACAGCAGCCAACCCTTATGTAAATGAACTGGGCGATCCGGCAACTGCTACACAGCGCTTAAACTTTGCACAGTCGTTCAACGGCCTGGCGCAAACCATAGCGCCTAAATTGGGGGGATTATTCATTTTAACAGGAGTGCATTTAACCGCTACAGATAAAGCCCACATGACACCGGAACAGTGGGATGCTTACCTTAACAAAGAAGCTTCTACCGTTCAAATTCCTTACCTCATTATCGGTGGCGTAGTATTGCTGGTAGCGTTGTTATTATCGATGATAAAACTGCCTGAAATTAACGAAGCGGCGGATGCCGATTTAGAAGTGAAGGGCTCTATTTTCAAAGAAAAGAACCTGATGTTTAGCGTGCTGGCCCAGTTTTGTTACGTAGGAGCAGAAGTAGGTATTGCCAGCTTTTTTATCAAGTATGCCGAAGAAACCAATGGCATTGGTGAAAAAGATGCTGCTAACCTGTTATCAATAGCGCTGATAGGTTTTGTGGGTGGTAGATTCATTGGTACTTTCTTAATGAAATATATTAAACCGCATTTGTTACTGGCAGTCTATGGTGTTGCCAATATTGTGTTGCTGATAGTAGCATTTACGGTAGGTGGTAAACCGGGTTTATACGCCCTGATGGCTACCCAGTTTTTCATGAGCATTATGTTCCCCACCATTTTCTCTTTGGGTATTCGCGGGTTGGGCACTAAGCGCAAAAGGGGGGCATCATTCATTATCATGGCTATTGTAGGTGGTGCGGTAGTGCCTACTATTATGGCTAAGGTGGCTGATGTAAAAAGCTTCCAGTTATGTTACAGTGTACCTATCGTTTGCTTTGTGGTGATATTGTTTTTTGCAATAAGCCAGTTTAAAATAAAAGCAGTAGACGAAGGTGAAGTGCAAGTGGCACATTAG
- a CDS encoding L-rhamnose mutarotase, whose amino-acid sequence MNNKRCFALDLVDDVKAIAEYEAYHQQVWPEILQSITQAGITDMEIYRAGNRLFMIMTVSETFDAIEKAAADAANAKVQEWETLMGKYQQAIPAALPGEKWTRMNRIFSLASQWKQK is encoded by the coding sequence ATGAATAATAAACGATGTTTTGCCCTGGACCTGGTAGATGATGTAAAGGCAATAGCGGAATACGAAGCCTATCATCAGCAGGTGTGGCCCGAAATACTGCAAAGTATTACGCAGGCAGGAATTACGGATATGGAAATTTACCGTGCAGGCAACCGGTTATTTATGATCATGACGGTAAGTGAAACGTTTGATGCCATAGAAAAAGCAGCGGCCGATGCAGCCAATGCTAAGGTGCAGGAGTGGGAAACCTTAATGGGCAAATATCAGCAGGCTATACCCGCTGCACTGCCCGGCGAAAAATGGACCCGGATGAACCGGATATTTTCACTGGCATCTCAATGGAAACAGAAGTAG
- a CDS encoding SDR family NAD(P)-dependent oxidoreductase: MAGSIFSLQSKTAVVTGGGSGIGKAVALLFARQGAHVHVLDLNEENANTVVHEIQQAGGQATAHVVNVARQKEVVAVFEKIATPNILVNSAGVSHIGKLENTPEEDFDRIYEVNVKGTYNCLYAAVPLMKKAGGGAILNMASIAAVVGIPDRFAYSMSKGAVYAMTLSLAKDYVKEGIRCNSISPARVHTPFVDGFLAKNYPGKEQEMFEKLSQTQPIGRMAKPEEIAGLILYLCSDEASFITGCDYPIDGGFIKLNN, encoded by the coding sequence ATGGCAGGCAGTATTTTTAGTTTGCAAAGCAAAACGGCGGTAGTTACAGGTGGTGGAAGCGGCATAGGCAAAGCAGTGGCTTTGTTATTTGCCCGTCAGGGTGCACACGTACACGTGCTGGACTTGAACGAAGAAAACGCTAACACCGTAGTACACGAAATACAACAGGCGGGTGGCCAGGCCACAGCGCATGTGGTAAACGTTGCCAGGCAGAAAGAAGTGGTAGCAGTATTTGAAAAAATAGCTACTCCCAACATCCTGGTAAACAGTGCGGGTGTATCGCATATAGGCAAGCTGGAAAATACGCCTGAAGAAGATTTTGACCGTATATACGAAGTGAACGTAAAAGGCACGTATAATTGTTTATACGCGGCTGTACCGTTAATGAAAAAAGCAGGTGGCGGCGCTATTTTAAATATGGCTTCTATTGCAGCTGTAGTAGGTATACCAGACAGGTTTGCTTATTCTATGAGCAAAGGCGCGGTATATGCTATGACGCTTTCACTGGCTAAAGATTATGTAAAAGAAGGTATCCGTTGCAATTCTATTTCTCCTGCCCGGGTGCATACACCATTTGTGGATGGGTTCCTGGCTAAAAACTATCCTGGTAAAGAGCAGGAGATGTTTGAAAAGCTGTCGCAAACACAACCGATAGGCCGTATGGCAAAGCCCGAAGAAATTGCCGGACTGATACTATACCTGTGTTCAGATGAAGCTTCCTTTATAACAGGTTGCGATTATCCTATTGACGGCGGATTTATTAAACTCAACAATTAA
- a CDS encoding fumarylacetoacetate hydrolase family protein: MKLIRFGELNKEKAGVLIDGKAYDVSAIGEDYNEQFFETGGVSRLQAFVESNKGNLPAIAEGTRLGSPIARPSKLVCIGLNYANHAKETGAALPPEPVVFMKSTTALCGPFDNIMIPRNSVKTDWEVELAVVIGKKASYVEEAEALDYVAGYALHNDVSEREFQLERNGTWDKGKGCDTFAPIGPWLVTKDEVADVDNLRLWLTVNDKKMQDGNTSDFIFKIPFLVSYVSQFMTLLPGDVISTGTPAGVGLGMNPQVYLKAGDVVTLGIDGLGEATQHVIAWKK, from the coding sequence ATGAAACTGATCAGATTTGGCGAACTGAATAAGGAAAAAGCAGGCGTGTTAATAGACGGTAAAGCCTATGATGTATCGGCTATAGGAGAAGATTATAACGAACAGTTTTTTGAAACCGGTGGTGTAAGCCGCTTACAGGCTTTTGTAGAAAGCAATAAAGGCAACCTGCCTGCAATAGCAGAAGGTACGCGTTTAGGCAGTCCTATTGCCCGTCCTTCCAAGCTGGTATGTATTGGTTTAAACTATGCGAACCATGCTAAGGAAACAGGCGCCGCTTTACCGCCTGAGCCGGTAGTGTTTATGAAGTCTACCACCGCACTGTGCGGACCTTTTGATAATATTATGATACCCCGCAATTCTGTAAAAACAGATTGGGAGGTAGAACTGGCAGTAGTAATAGGCAAGAAGGCTTCTTATGTAGAAGAAGCAGAAGCGTTGGATTATGTGGCTGGTTATGCTTTACACAACGATGTAAGCGAGCGCGAGTTTCAGTTAGAGCGTAATGGCACCTGGGATAAAGGGAAAGGTTGCGACACCTTTGCGCCTATAGGTCCCTGGCTGGTAACCAAAGATGAAGTGGCGGATGTAGATAACCTGCGTTTATGGTTAACGGTAAACGATAAAAAGATGCAGGATGGCAACACGTCCGATTTCATCTTTAAAATACCTTTCCTGGTTTCTTATGTAAGCCAGTTTATGACATTGCTGCCAGGTGATGTTATTTCAACCGGTACTCCGGCAGGTGTTGGCCTGGGTATGAACCCACAGGTGTACCTGAAAGCAGGTGATGTGGTAACGCTGGGTATTGATGGATTAGGCGAAGCTACACAACATGTAATAGCCTGGAAAAAATAG
- a CDS encoding amidohydrolase family protein encodes MSVATPIPRIDAHQHFWQFDPVRDSWITDDMSVIQRDFFAEHLAPVLEANGFDGSVLVQADQSEAQNHFMLQQANGHPFIKGIVGWVDLQAAAIADRLAYFSHYPLIKGFRHVLQGETDRQLMLKPAFMHGISQLQQYGFTYDVLIFPDQLPYIPELAKAFPQQKLVIDHIAKPYIKKGDIAQWKKDMKLLAQCPNVWCKVSGMVTEADWANWKEEDFRPYLDVVTEAFGMERLMYGSDWPVCQVAGSYEKMLSIVQHYYASFSQQEQALFFGLNATRFYQLA; translated from the coding sequence ATGTCAGTAGCTACACCTATACCGCGAATTGATGCCCACCAGCATTTCTGGCAGTTTGATCCTGTGCGCGACAGCTGGATAACCGATGATATGTCGGTGATTCAGCGCGACTTTTTTGCAGAACATCTGGCCCCTGTGCTGGAAGCCAACGGGTTTGATGGCAGTGTGCTGGTACAGGCCGATCAGTCTGAAGCACAGAATCATTTTATGTTGCAACAGGCCAACGGCCATCCTTTTATTAAAGGCATTGTGGGGTGGGTGGATTTGCAGGCTGCTGCTATTGCAGACAGGCTGGCTTACTTTAGCCATTACCCGCTGATAAAGGGTTTCAGACATGTGCTGCAGGGCGAAACTGACAGGCAACTGATGTTAAAGCCGGCTTTTATGCATGGCATCAGTCAATTGCAACAGTATGGCTTTACATACGATGTTCTGATTTTTCCCGATCAGCTGCCTTATATACCGGAGCTGGCTAAGGCATTTCCTCAGCAGAAATTAGTGATAGATCATATAGCAAAACCTTACATTAAAAAGGGCGACATTGCGCAGTGGAAGAAAGATATGAAGCTGCTGGCGCAATGTCCCAATGTATGGTGCAAAGTATCCGGTATGGTAACAGAAGCCGATTGGGCTAATTGGAAAGAAGAAGACTTCCGCCCTTACCTGGATGTAGTTACCGAAGCCTTTGGCATGGAAAGGCTCATGTACGGATCGGACTGGCCCGTTTGCCAGGTAGCTGGTTCGTACGAAAAAATGTTGTCGATTGTACAGCATTACTATGCTTCTTTTTCACAACAGGAGCAGGCGTTATTTTTTGGGTTAAACGCCACCCGTTTTTATCAACTTGCTTAA
- a CDS encoding L-fucose dehydrogenase: protein MDLQLTNKVIIVSGGAKGIGEGIVKVLAAEGAIPVIVGRNESDNKVVQQAVEAAGGKAFQVAAELSNPAECEKVIEAVKAAFGRIDGLVNNAGVNDGVGLEHGNYERFMASLHKNVVHYYLLAHFALPELKKSKGAIVNITSKTAETGQGNTSAYAAANGGRNALTREWAVELLKYGIRVNAVVVAECWTPAYATWIKTLDNPEEKLHEINSKIPLENRMTTAEELANTTAFLLSPRSSHTTGQLIHVDGGYVHLDRALANA, encoded by the coding sequence ATGGATTTGCAGTTAACAAACAAAGTAATTATAGTAAGCGGTGGAGCTAAAGGCATTGGGGAAGGCATTGTAAAAGTGCTGGCCGCCGAAGGTGCTATACCGGTAATTGTGGGTAGAAACGAAAGTGATAATAAGGTGGTGCAGCAGGCGGTAGAAGCTGCGGGCGGCAAAGCCTTTCAGGTAGCTGCTGAGCTGAGCAACCCCGCTGAATGCGAAAAAGTGATAGAAGCGGTAAAAGCAGCATTTGGCCGCATTGATGGGCTGGTGAACAATGCCGGTGTAAACGATGGGGTAGGGTTGGAGCATGGTAACTACGAACGTTTTATGGCCAGCCTGCACAAGAATGTAGTACACTACTATTTACTGGCGCATTTTGCTTTACCTGAACTGAAAAAATCGAAAGGTGCTATTGTAAATATTACTTCCAAAACAGCCGAAACAGGCCAGGGCAATACTTCGGCTTATGCAGCAGCCAATGGCGGTCGTAATGCTTTAACGCGCGAATGGGCAGTAGAGCTGTTGAAATATGGTATTCGTGTAAACGCGGTAGTAGTAGCAGAATGCTGGACACCTGCCTATGCTACCTGGATTAAAACACTGGATAATCCCGAAGAAAAATTACACGAGATCAATAGCAAAATTCCTTTGGAAAACCGCATGACCACAGCAGAAGAGCTGGCCAATACCACGGCCTTTTTGTTGTCGCCACGGTCAAGCCACACCACCGGCCAGTTAATTCATGTAGATGGTGGTTATGTGCATTTAGACAGGGCACTGGCTAATGCATAA
- a CDS encoding zinc-binding alcohol dehydrogenase family protein, protein MKALVCTTPGSFEYKEMDMPVPEPGHVLLRIKRVGICGTDLHAFEGTQPYFEYPRILGHELAADIADVNGAAGLVAGDKVTLIPYFNCGHCIACRRGKPNCCTSIKVCGVHVDGGMREYLNVPAASLIQGGGLSYDELALVEPLAIGAHGVRRAGVEPGEFVLVIGAGPIGLGIAEFARIAGAHVIVMDINEQRLQFCKDKLGIQHVVQANAPDVTAQLQQITHGDMPTVVIDATGSLKAINNAFQYMAHGARYVLVGLQKGEISFSHPEFHKREATLMSSRNATRADFNHVITSMKNGLVNPATYITHRVTFSQTASEFKNWMNPANGVIKAMVEF, encoded by the coding sequence ATGAAAGCGCTTGTTTGTACTACCCCGGGTAGTTTTGAATATAAGGAAATGGATATGCCTGTGCCGGAACCCGGCCATGTATTGCTGCGTATCAAACGTGTAGGTATTTGTGGTACCGATTTGCATGCGTTTGAAGGTACACAGCCTTATTTTGAATACCCGCGTATATTGGGGCACGAGCTGGCAGCAGATATTGCTGATGTCAATGGTGCTGCCGGTTTGGTAGCAGGCGATAAGGTTACCTTAATCCCTTACTTTAACTGCGGTCATTGCATTGCCTGCCGCAGAGGCAAGCCCAACTGCTGCACCAGTATAAAGGTATGCGGTGTGCATGTAGATGGGGGCATGCGTGAATACCTGAATGTGCCGGCAGCTTCTTTAATACAGGGTGGTGGTTTGTCGTACGATGAACTGGCACTGGTAGAACCTTTAGCGATAGGCGCACATGGTGTAAGAAGGGCAGGGGTTGAACCTGGTGAATTTGTGCTGGTAATAGGTGCAGGTCCAATAGGGCTGGGTATTGCAGAGTTTGCACGTATAGCCGGGGCTCATGTAATAGTAATGGATATTAACGAACAACGTTTACAGTTTTGTAAAGACAAGCTGGGTATACAACACGTGGTGCAGGCCAATGCACCGGATGTTACTGCACAGTTACAACAAATAACACATGGCGATATGCCTACCGTGGTAATAGATGCCACTGGTAGCTTAAAGGCCATCAACAATGCTTTTCAATATATGGCACACGGTGCCAGGTATGTGCTGGTAGGTTTGCAAAAAGGGGAGATCAGTTTTAGCCATCCTGAATTTCACAAACGCGAAGCCACTTTAATGAGCAGCCGCAATGCCACCCGTGCCGATTTTAACCACGTGATTACCAGTATGAAAAATGGCCTGGTAAATCCTGCAACCTATATTACTCATAGAGTTACGTTTTCACAAACCGCTTCTGAATTTAAAAACTGGATGAATCCCGCCAACGGGGTTATCAAAGCTATGGTGGAATTTTAA